The Acidimicrobiia bacterium genome includes a window with the following:
- a CDS encoding EAL domain-containing protein, which translates to MADALAPGFASTWVASGFTAAAFIVLDSFGVLGNLPVEVLLGLLAAAAIVAEASRRLAGTDPSTPALWATVGVQILAVSVVIYAIGWGGALGIGYVFVIARQIEDYGPRVWRPAVVWTAAGMTGGQLAIATGGLGSYISQPEVHGLTLLMGLGVAFIAEMLAGKVDEQRRSAAELRASEADFRQLFAANPQPMWVFDAETLAFLEVNDAAVRHYGYSREEFLARRVVDIRPVSEVPSFLAHLEGTHDRDIVQGEWRHVLKDGRVIDVEVRSHTFVFESRAAVLVAVQDVTERNSLQAELQHQAFHDSLTGLANRALFSDRVEHAIQRGARDSSTAGVLLLDLDGFKTVNDSLGHTAGDELLVAVAQRLRAVLRPSDTAARLGGDEFAVLLEDLTGGEEACEVAERVLEAVDRPFALAGTEVVIHASVGIAVVGHLGADPEALLRNADAAMYSAKNGGKGCYRLFEPAMHSAAVARLQLEGDLRQAVEARQFVLHYQPVVSLTAGRVVALEALIRWQHPTRGLIPPADFIPIAEENGLIVDIGRWVLAAACRQARIWQEAHPHLSLTIAVNLSPRQLADPGLVGDVRRALAESCLAPETLTLEITESVLVDNVGGAIARLGELKDTGVRLAIDDFGIGYSSLGALGSLPVDTLKIDKAFIDGVTTGVEADALVQAILRLARTFHLVTIAEGVERPDQLRRLEELGCDQIQGFCFSRPIPGDRVEALLRRVPVATPAGVAALAPQPVLTDQ; encoded by the coding sequence GTGGCCGACGCCCTCGCGCCGGGCTTTGCGTCGACCTGGGTCGCGAGCGGGTTCACCGCCGCCGCCTTCATCGTCCTCGACAGCTTCGGGGTGCTCGGCAACCTGCCGGTCGAGGTCCTGCTGGGCCTGCTCGCCGCCGCCGCGATCGTCGCCGAGGCGTCGCGGCGGCTCGCCGGCACGGACCCGAGCACGCCCGCGCTCTGGGCCACCGTCGGCGTCCAGATCCTCGCGGTCAGCGTCGTGATCTACGCCATCGGCTGGGGTGGCGCCCTGGGCATCGGCTACGTGTTCGTGATCGCCCGACAGATCGAGGACTACGGCCCCCGGGTGTGGCGACCGGCCGTGGTGTGGACGGCCGCGGGGATGACCGGCGGCCAGCTCGCGATCGCGACCGGCGGGCTCGGCAGCTACATCAGCCAGCCCGAGGTGCACGGCTTGACGCTCCTCATGGGCCTCGGCGTCGCCTTCATCGCCGAGATGCTGGCGGGCAAGGTCGACGAGCAGCGCCGCAGCGCCGCCGAGCTGCGGGCCAGCGAGGCGGACTTCCGCCAGCTGTTCGCCGCCAACCCGCAGCCCATGTGGGTCTTCGACGCCGAGACGCTGGCCTTCCTGGAGGTGAACGACGCCGCCGTCCGGCACTACGGGTACAGCCGCGAGGAGTTCCTGGCCCGCCGCGTCGTCGACATCCGACCGGTCTCGGAGGTCCCCTCGTTCCTCGCCCACCTCGAGGGCACGCACGACCGCGACATCGTGCAGGGCGAGTGGCGGCACGTCCTGAAGGACGGACGCGTGATCGACGTCGAGGTTCGCAGCCACACGTTCGTGTTCGAGTCGCGAGCGGCGGTCCTCGTCGCGGTGCAGGACGTCACCGAGCGCAACTCGCTGCAAGCCGAGCTCCAGCACCAGGCCTTCCACGACTCGCTCACGGGCCTCGCCAACCGGGCCCTGTTCAGCGACCGGGTCGAGCACGCCATCCAGCGGGGAGCTCGGGATTCGAGCACCGCCGGCGTGCTGCTCCTCGACCTCGACGGGTTCAAGACCGTGAACGACAGCCTCGGCCACACCGCCGGCGACGAGCTGCTGGTCGCCGTCGCCCAGCGGCTGCGCGCCGTGCTGCGGCCGAGCGACACCGCCGCCCGGCTCGGCGGCGACGAGTTCGCGGTCCTGCTCGAGGACCTCACCGGGGGCGAGGAGGCGTGCGAGGTCGCCGAGCGGGTCCTCGAGGCGGTCGACCGGCCGTTCGCGCTGGCGGGGACCGAGGTCGTCATCCACGCCAGCGTCGGCATCGCCGTCGTCGGTCACCTGGGCGCCGACCCGGAGGCGCTGCTGCGCAACGCCGACGCCGCCATGTACAGCGCCAAGAACGGGGGGAAGGGCTGCTACCGGCTGTTCGAGCCCGCGATGCACTCCGCTGCGGTGGCCCGCCTCCAGCTCGAGGGCGACCTGCGCCAGGCCGTCGAGGCTCGCCAGTTCGTCCTCCACTACCAGCCGGTCGTGTCGCTCACGGCCGGGCGCGTCGTGGCCCTCGAAGCCCTGATCCGCTGGCAGCACCCGACCCGTGGGCTCATCCCGCCCGCCGACTTCATCCCGATCGCCGAGGAGAACGGGCTCATCGTCGACATCGGGCGGTGGGTCCTCGCCGCCGCGTGCCGGCAGGCCCGCATCTGGCAGGAGGCGCACCCGCACCTGAGCCTGACCATCGCGGTGAACCTCTCGCCCCGCCAGCTCGCCGACCCGGGCCTCGTCGGTGACGTTCGCCGGGCCCTCGCCGAGAGCTGCCTCGCCCCCGAGACGCTCACCCTCGAGATCACCGAGAGCGTGCTCGTCGACAACGTCGGCGGCGCCATCGCGCGCCTCGGCGAGCTCAAGGACACCGGGGTCCGTCTCGCCATCGACGACTTTGGCATCGGCTACTCGTCGCTCGGCGCCCTCGGGAGCCTCCCGGTCGACACGCTGAAGATCGACAAGGCCTTCATCGACGGGGTGACGACCGGCGTCGAGGCCGACGCCCTGGTCCAGGCGATCCTGCGGCTGGCCCGCACCTTCCACCTCGTCACCATCGCCGAGGGTGTCGAGCGCCCGGACCAGCTGCGCCGGCTCGAGGAGCTCGGCTGCGACCAGATCCAGGGGTTCTGCTTCTCGAGGCCGATCCCCGGCGACCGGGTGGAGGCCCTCCTGCGCCGCGTCCCCGTCGCCACGCCGGCCGG
- a CDS encoding ABC transporter ATP-binding protein, giving the protein MASGGASTPTLAVRNVEVVYGSAIHVLRGVSLEVRPGSIVALLGANGAGKTTLLRAVSGLLRFHRGSITKGSVELEGERIDGLDAAAIVRRGMAQVMEGRRIFAELTVDENLRAGAYTRLGGGVAAVTSVIGAALGRGGRPRGGDRTSVKDTYEHVLQLFPLLRDRLRSTAGYLSGGEQQMLAMGRALMAAPRLLVLDEPSLGLAPLIVQQIRQLIVEIKQSGTDVLLVEQNATMALSIANHGYVLENGLIAKDGPGPALLADADIQEFYLGVGETGGRSFRDLKTYRRRKRWSA; this is encoded by the coding sequence GTGGCATCGGGGGGTGCGAGCACGCCGACGCTCGCCGTCCGCAACGTCGAGGTCGTCTACGGCTCCGCCATCCACGTGCTGCGGGGCGTGAGCCTCGAGGTGCGACCGGGGTCGATCGTGGCGCTGCTCGGCGCCAACGGGGCCGGCAAGACCACCCTGCTCCGGGCCGTGTCGGGGCTGCTGCGGTTCCACCGCGGCTCCATCACGAAGGGCAGCGTCGAGCTCGAGGGCGAGCGCATCGACGGCCTCGACGCCGCCGCCATCGTCCGGCGCGGCATGGCCCAGGTGATGGAGGGCCGCCGCATCTTCGCCGAGCTCACCGTCGACGAGAACCTCCGGGCCGGGGCGTACACGCGACTCGGTGGCGGCGTCGCCGCGGTGACGAGCGTCATCGGCGCCGCGCTCGGCCGCGGCGGGCGCCCGCGGGGCGGGGACCGAACGTCGGTCAAGGACACCTACGAGCACGTCCTCCAGCTCTTCCCGCTCCTCCGCGACCGGCTCCGCTCCACGGCCGGCTACCTGTCGGGCGGTGAGCAGCAGATGCTGGCCATGGGCCGGGCCCTGATGGCGGCGCCGCGGCTGCTCGTGCTCGACGAGCCCTCGCTCGGGCTCGCCCCGCTCATCGTCCAGCAGATCCGGCAGCTGATCGTCGAGATCAAGCAGTCCGGCACCGACGTGCTGCTCGTCGAGCAGAACGCCACGATGGCGCTCTCGATCGCCAACCACGGCTACGTGCTCGAGAACGGCCTCATCGCCAAGGACGGGCCGGGTCCGGCGCTGCTTGCCGACGCCGACATCCAGGAGTTCTACCTCGGCGTCGGCGAGACCGGTGGCCGCTCGTTCCGCGACCTCAAGACCTACCGGCGGCGCAAGCGCTGGAGCGCATGA
- a CDS encoding AMP-binding protein yields the protein MTAGVETPAGSRLGAATLPARLLAQAETRPRDPALRVKRLGRWLEISWGEYAARVATVALGLRELGLGPGDRVAVLSENRPEWLFADLGIQSVGAVTVGVYPSEVEAGVAQVLRDSEARVVFVEDEEQLDKTLAVRGDLPRLEKIVVLDTRGIQSLLDPMTMSLDELENLGEQPARGVLELWGELVAQLRGGGDVAVVVYTSGVGAPPSGVMLSHANLSAAASILTEFFGARRDDEILSYLPLSHVAERLVSVIAAVHAGYVVNFGEGGESFANDLREVQPTFFLGVPRVWERLMGSVLFRVRNASWLKRQVYATCQRQGARIGEARRRGRAGSRFWAAVGWLLLFRTLRQKVGLSRVRIALSGAAPIAPEVLEYWWSLGVPLRETYGQTEDTAVATAHRADDVRLGTVGPALPGVDVRVAADAEILIRSPGNFVGYLGDEAATRAVLDAEGWLHTGDLGELDADGNLRITGRKKDVIVTAGGLNVSPAKIENLAKVSPFISEAMVVGDRRPYLCALVGVESTAVAEWAKQQGLQFTTEHDLVSKPEVRRLVERQIADTNERLADAEQLRRFELLPVDLGEVGALTATQKVRRQQVVEQFADLIEGMYASGGGQ from the coding sequence GTGACCGCCGGGGTCGAGACCCCCGCGGGCTCGAGGCTCGGCGCCGCCACCCTCCCGGCCCGACTCCTCGCGCAGGCCGAGACCCGGCCGCGGGACCCGGCCCTGCGCGTGAAGCGGCTCGGCCGCTGGCTCGAGATCTCCTGGGGTGAGTACGCCGCCCGGGTCGCGACCGTCGCGCTCGGCCTCCGCGAGCTGGGCCTCGGGCCGGGGGACCGGGTGGCGGTGCTCAGCGAGAACCGGCCGGAGTGGCTGTTCGCCGACCTGGGCATCCAGAGCGTCGGCGCGGTGACGGTCGGCGTGTACCCGAGCGAGGTGGAGGCGGGCGTGGCCCAGGTGCTGCGCGACTCCGAGGCTCGGGTCGTGTTCGTCGAGGACGAGGAGCAGCTCGACAAGACGCTCGCCGTGCGGGGTGACCTGCCCCGCCTCGAGAAGATCGTGGTGCTCGACACCCGGGGAATCCAGTCGCTCCTGGACCCCATGACGATGAGCCTCGACGAGCTCGAGAACCTCGGCGAGCAGCCGGCCCGGGGGGTCCTCGAGCTGTGGGGCGAGCTCGTGGCCCAGCTCCGGGGCGGCGGCGACGTCGCCGTCGTCGTGTACACGTCCGGCGTGGGCGCCCCGCCGAGCGGCGTGATGCTCTCGCACGCCAACCTGAGCGCGGCGGCGAGCATCCTCACCGAGTTCTTCGGCGCCCGCCGCGACGACGAGATCCTCTCCTACCTGCCGCTCAGCCACGTCGCCGAGCGGCTCGTCTCGGTCATCGCGGCCGTGCACGCCGGGTACGTCGTCAACTTCGGCGAGGGCGGCGAATCCTTCGCCAACGACCTGCGGGAGGTGCAGCCCACCTTCTTCCTGGGGGTGCCGCGGGTCTGGGAGCGCCTCATGGGGTCCGTGCTCTTCCGCGTGCGGAACGCCAGCTGGCTGAAGCGCCAGGTGTACGCGACCTGCCAGCGTCAGGGGGCCCGGATCGGCGAGGCTCGCCGGCGGGGCCGAGCGGGGAGCCGGTTCTGGGCCGCCGTCGGGTGGCTCCTGCTGTTCCGCACCCTGCGCCAGAAGGTCGGACTCTCGCGGGTGCGCATCGCCCTCTCCGGGGCGGCGCCTATCGCGCCGGAGGTCCTCGAGTACTGGTGGTCGCTCGGCGTCCCGCTCCGGGAGACCTACGGCCAGACCGAGGACACCGCCGTTGCCACCGCGCACCGGGCCGACGACGTGCGGCTCGGCACCGTCGGCCCCGCCCTGCCGGGCGTCGATGTGCGCGTCGCCGCCGACGCCGAGATCCTGATCCGCAGCCCCGGCAACTTCGTCGGCTACCTCGGCGACGAGGCCGCGACGCGCGCCGTGCTCGACGCCGAGGGTTGGCTGCACACCGGCGACCTCGGCGAGCTCGACGCCGACGGCAACCTCCGGATCACCGGCCGCAAGAAGGACGTCATCGTGACCGCCGGCGGCCTCAACGTCTCGCCGGCCAAGATCGAGAACCTGGCCAAGGTGTCGCCCTTCATCAGCGAGGCGATGGTCGTGGGGGACCGGCGGCCGTACCTCTGTGCGCTCGTCGGGGTCGAGAGCACTGCCGTCGCAGAGTGGGCGAAGCAGCAGGGTCTCCAGTTCACGACCGAGCACGACCTCGTGAGCAAGCCCGAGGTTCGGCGGCTCGTCGAGCGCCAGATCGCCGACACCAACGAGCGCCTGGCCGACGCGGAGCAGCTCCGACGGTTCGAGCTGCTGCCGGTCGACCTCGGCGAGGTCGGTGCCCTCACCGCGACCCAGAAGGTGCGCCGCCAGCAGGTCGTCGAGCAGTTCGCCGACCTCATCGAGGGGATGTACGCGTCGGGAGGCGGCCAGTGA
- a CDS encoding ABC transporter ATP-binding protein, whose amino-acid sequence MSAVGGPALLDVEAVTLRFGGVSALQDVTFEVRPNELFAIIGPNGAGKTSIFNCLNGVYRPQSGHIRFEGEEIIGKRPATTAAMGIARTFQNLGLFVNLNVIDNLMLGRHHLMKTGFLAGAVWLGRAKREEVANRERVEEVIELIELGPYRYQPVGMLPYGIQKRVELGRALAMEPKLLLLDEPVAGMNLEETEDMARYILQVRAEFELSMILVEHDMHLVMDIADRVMALDFGQPIATGAPPEVQADPRVIEAYLGQPDEPPGPPMSEARAEP is encoded by the coding sequence ATGAGCGCAGTCGGCGGACCCGCCCTCCTCGACGTCGAGGCCGTCACCCTCCGGTTCGGCGGCGTCAGCGCGCTGCAGGACGTGACCTTCGAGGTTCGACCGAACGAGCTCTTCGCGATCATCGGGCCGAACGGCGCCGGCAAGACGTCGATCTTCAACTGCCTCAACGGGGTGTACCGGCCGCAGTCCGGGCACATCCGCTTCGAGGGGGAGGAGATCATCGGGAAGCGGCCGGCGACCACCGCCGCGATGGGCATCGCCCGCACGTTCCAGAACCTCGGCCTGTTCGTGAACCTGAACGTGATCGACAACCTGATGCTCGGCCGCCATCACCTCATGAAGACAGGCTTCCTCGCCGGCGCGGTGTGGCTGGGGCGAGCCAAGCGAGAGGAGGTCGCCAACCGCGAGCGGGTCGAGGAGGTCATCGAGCTCATCGAGCTCGGCCCCTACCGCTACCAGCCCGTCGGCATGCTCCCGTACGGCATCCAGAAGCGGGTCGAGCTCGGGCGGGCCCTGGCGATGGAGCCGAAGCTGCTCCTGCTCGACGAGCCCGTCGCCGGCATGAACCTCGAGGAGACCGAGGACATGGCCCGCTACATCCTCCAGGTCCGGGCCGAGTTCGAGCTCTCGATGATCCTGGTGGAGCACGACATGCATCTCGTCATGGACATCGCCGACCGGGTGATGGCCCTCGACTTCGGGCAGCCGATCGCCACCGGGGCGCCGCCGGAGGTGCAGGCCGACCCACGGGTCATCGAGGCCTACCTCGGGCAGCCCGACGAGCCGCCGGGCCCGCCGATGAGCGAGGCGAGGGCCGAGCCGTGA